The nucleotide sequence AAAATTTATTTCCATATAACTTGATAAAAGAAATTACTGCCTTTTACAAGATACATGAGTTTTATCATAGTAATTTGAAACATTGGATACTCTAGAATAATAAGAACGATTATTGTTATTATTCTCATCTAATTTAACTTGAGAATTTTCAGATTCAGATTCTTTTTTGCCTAAACACTTGTAATTAGAATCATCGATGTATTTCTTTTTAAAATCAGAAATACCATCTATTCTGTTCCTAGAAGCACCACTAGATAAATCACAACCCAATACTAATAAGAAGGTTAATGTTATAGATACTAATGAAATAGTAAATTTTTTGTTCATAAATCTCTTTTCTCCCAATTTTAATAATCAAAATTACTCTACAAAAAATGAAAAGCACAAGTAAAAATAAGGGAAAACTTAAAGTTAAACCTTTTTATAACAAATAAAAGCAGTACTATCTTTTTATACAGTAAAACCAGTCTAAATTTGTACTCAATTTTTTAGAGTTACAAAAATTATATTCTAAATTGATCATTTTTTAAAGCAAAATTAAAGATATATATGTATATATACAAACATAAGTGATAAAAAATGCAGAAATATCATTTCATAAACTCAAAACAACGTAATAACTCACCACTTTATTTTTTGAAAGAAATAATTGAAAATCAATTTTAAACAAGATTTATCAAAAACGCCAAAAAAACGTACACCTATAATTTATACGAGACTTGAACGGAAATGAACTTGCAAAGTCTATTAAATAGAGTTTAATAATTTAAAGAATGATTAGTTTTAATAAATACCTTAAAAATTACTTATATATGTAAGTTTGGTGTATAAAAACAGTAACTTATAATAGAAATTATTATGAAAAAAATAAGGAAAATCTTATTATTTATCCAAGTAATTATAAATATAAATTTCATTTCTTTAAAAAAATCAATTAATACTTTAATCCTTTGAAAAGAACGAATTAATGTAACCCCTATATATAATAACTTTTGAAGAAAGTAAAACAGAAAATAGAATACAAGGATTCTCTAAAAAATATAAAAGAAAAAAATAGGAAAACTTTTAAAAAATTAATGATAAAAAAACTTAATAGGAATGTAATATATATTTTCTCCAAATTAAAATTTATAAGGGTATATCTACTTAAAATTATTAAGAGCAACAAAATTATTAAAAATGTAGTAGTAAAAAAAAGATGTTGATGATGAATTTTAATATTAATTTTTAATATTAATACCAATCATCTATTTTTTAGCATTCTTTAGTTTTATTATTATTTCTAATATCTAAGCATCCAACTGTTACTGGAATAAAAATATTCAGGACAATTAGTTTTCTGGTTTTTTAATTATTTACTAAAAAAAGTAACTTAAGAAAGGATAAATAAAACTATTTAAAAACAAAAGGGGGATTGTTAATAGAACTTAATTTAGATTAAGAATTAATAAACTATAAGAAAATTCTAAATAAAAAAAAGACTTTTTACATAAATTTAGTACTATTAGTGGGAAATATCTATTGAAAGTAATTGTTGACTGCTGCCAAAGATGTTAATGGCAAAAATGTGTGCAGGCGCCATTCTGTTACTTGATAATTAATTATAAAAACATAGCAATAAAGAATTTTCAATTAGAGATTCATAAAAAGAGATATCTGGAAAAAGTAACAATGAATAAAAATATAAATGTAACTCTAAATTTTAATGCTTATTGTTATTTCTAAATCAATAGATGAAGAAGTAACCTTTTTTTATATCATTAGAACTGTTAAGGGCTTAAAAAAACAACTAGCTATCACCCAACAAAACATAATCTACAATTTTTACTTTAAGCAATGTCTGTTTTGGATTGTATTTCCTTACAGCAGTTTACAATTAAACCTTTAACTTGTTGTATAACTTTCATTTTTATTTGTACTTGCCAATTATTAGAAATAAAATTATAAAAGCGTAATTAATTCTTACATTAATTCCCTCTAATTATAAATCTTTTAAGGTAGATATCATTAATAATATTAATCTATTGTTTATTAAATTAAAGATTGTAGAAATAGTCGCTTGCTTATTGTTAGAATTTAATTACAACGTTGTTTTTAAAATTTATTAGCGATTCAAAACCAATATTCTTCAATGTTTATGAGAAACAATTTTTTATCTACTTGGGCAAACATTATTGAAAATTCTATTTTTGTCCTGAGGATTATTGTCTTTATTTACTAGAATGGTTTTTATAGACATAATAAAAAAACAAAACCAACAAATTAATTTTACAAACTTATCTCTACTTAAGGCTTATAAATTATAGGTGAAAAATTCTTTGTAATCTTTATCTAAGGCGTTAAGCCTGCCTTGGATAAAAGGCAGGCTTTTGTGAAAATATATTAAAATTTCAATGTATACTCTAAAGGTTATTGATACATTGAATATATGTCATTTTCTAGCTTTTTGGCTTCTATTCTTTTTTTTGAGGTTTGATTGTAAAGTTCGGATATATGAGATTTAAGCTTATTTATATCTTTTTTTATATCATTTTCATCATTTTGATAATCTAATAAAAGTTTATACATCATTTCTGAGACAGTTGTTTTTGTAGACAACAATTGTTCAAATAAATTTTTAAGCTTTTCTAAATTTGGAATTTCTAATTTTTCTAGAGTGTCTTTTTTGGGGTATAAGAAATCAATTGTGTGGTCAAAAATTTCCCCAAATGTGCTAAGGTCATTAAATATGCCTTGTAAGTGGCCTGATTTCTCTATAATCTCTGAAAAGTTCTTTAATTCATTATCATTAATAGTATTTAAGATACTGTAAATACGTCTTCTATATCTTCTAGATCTTTCAGTATTTTCGCATAGTTTTTCTGATGATGAATAATCCCAAATCAAGATTTTAAAAGCTTCTAACATCCCATATTGGGTTTCGACTGTGTCCACTTTTTTCTTATATTTTTCATTATCCGAATGAGCTTTTTCTATTAAATTTCTTAAATCATCAATCAACGTGTTTTTTGTTTTTTTAACATCGTCTTCTTTTTGATTAGAGGGCGCTTCTTGATTAGGGGTTGTTTCTGAGTTAGGCTTTAATTTTTTTTTGTTAGATTTTAGTCCTTTTTTGCTAGATTGATACCTCATATCTTTTTGATTGGTGTTAAAATCTGGATTGCAAGCCAAAAATAGAAAAATAAATAAGCCCGCAATGATATTATATTTCATGAATATTCTCCTTAATTTAAAATCTGAAATCTAATATTTAATATAACACGATACTAATATAATACAATAATTATTGTAATTTAATATTTAATATAATACAATATTAATATTGTATTATATTAAACCCAATAAAAAAATATTTTTTCAAAGCATTTGGATGTGTAAGACCTTGTATGCCAAAATGTTATTTATAGGAGAGATTGTTGTTTAAAAAAGTAAAAGAGATTTTAGTAATTCAATAAGTATAAATAAATTCCATTCTTAAAATAAGTTGATAGTTTGGCTTTTTATATTGAATGGATTGACTTAGCTCTGCATATAATAAATTTTAGAGAAATTAAAAAATAAATAAAATACAAAGATTTTTTAAATATAAGAGCAAAAAAATAGGCAAACTTTGAGAGAAATCAATAATCAAAAAACTTAATAGGCATAGAAAATGATTATATACCATAAATCATTTGAAATAAAATTTGCAAGGGGGGCATGTTTACATAGGGGCATTAAGAGTAATAAAATTATTAAAAATGTACTATCAAAAAAAGATATTGATAATAAATATTATATTTTGGTAATAGTTGAGTGTTAGGGCATTAAAAATAAACCAAAGCGAAGTGTGTAGATCATATTCTAGTGGATGACTTTTCGTTTTAAAAAAAACAACAAAAAGCTGTAGTGGGATCAAGCAAAAAATGCATTTTTGTAAGCCTTGATTTATAAATAGTATTTTGCAGGGAAATCTTTAATTTGTTATATAATTTTATTTTTAATACATACCAATAATATTAATCTATTGTTCAACTCTGTTGTTATTAAATATAAAGATTATGGAAATAGTAGTTTTCTTATTATTAAATTTAATCACAATATTGTTTTTTAATTTATGAAAAATCTAAAAATAGTATTTTTCAAAGTTTATGAGAAAGAATTTTTATATATTTTAGGAGATATTATCAAAAGTTTTATTTTTGATCTGAAAATTATTGTTTTTTAAGGTGGGTTTTTATAGATAATATAAAAAGCATATTTGTAAAATCAATAAATTAATTTTACAAATTAATCTTCATTTAAATTTTATGTAAATTAAAGGTAAAAAATTCTTTGTAATCTTTATTAAAATGTTTAAACCTATCTCTTATTAAAGATAGGCTTTTATTATTATGTTAATTTCAATACATACTCTCCGAAAGGTTATTTATAATGGAAAATATGTTATTTTTTAATTCTTCTGTTTTTTTGCTTTTTTCTGCCATTTGATAGAAAATTTTGTCCGTATGAGATTTAAGTTTATTTATATCTGTTTTTATACTATTTACATCATTTTGATAATCTAATAAAAGTTCGCGCATCATTTTTGAGACAATTGATGTTGTGGATAATAATTTTTCAAATAAATTTTTAACCTTTTCTAAGCTTGAAATTTCTATCTCTTTTAGGCTGTCTTTTTTGGAATATAAGCTAGAAATCATGTTTTCAAGAGTGTATCCAAGTGCGTTAAGAGTGTTAAATGTGAATTGTATTTGACCTACGGATGTTATGATTTTTGAAAAGTTTTTTAATTCATTATCATCAATAGTATTTAAGATACTGTAAACATGTTTTCTATATTTTTTAGATCTTTCGGTATTAGCGGATATCTTTTCGCCTTGTAAATCTGCCCAACTCAAGGTTGTGAAAGCTGAGATTCCGTATTGTTCTTTGGGTTCTTTTTCCAACTTTTCCCTATATTTTTCTTTATCTGCATGAGCTTTTTCTATTAAATTTAATAAATCATTAAGCATTGTGTTTTTTGTTTTTTTATTATGGCCTTCTTTCTGATTAGAGGGTGTTTCTTGATTAGATTTAAATCCTTTTTTATTAGATTTTAGTCCTTTTTTGCTAGATTGATACCTCATATCTTTTTGATTGTCGTTAGAATCTAGATTGCAAGCTAAAAATAGAAAAACAAATAAGCCTGTAATGATGTTATATTTCATAAATATTCTCCTTAATTAAAATCTAATATTTAATATAATTCAATATTTAATTAATTCAATATTTAATTAATTCAATAATATATTATATATTACTTAATGCGTATTAATAAAATTATTTCAATGATATTTTCATTGGTATAAGTTTTATAGTATTTTGAACTTTTAAAAAGAATTTTGATTGATTTTTATCAAGTTTATTTATTTAAAACAAAAAGTTATAAAGAATTATCCATTTATAATTTCTATGAAACTTGGGTGGGAATTAATTAGTACTAATAAAGTTTGTAAAGACATGTATATCTAATATTAATTAAAAAAATATTTTTTTTAAAGAAACATTTAAAACATTTAGATGTGCAAGACTTTTGTATACCATAATTTTAACTTATAGGAGAGATTATTATTTAAAAAAGGAGGGGGTAGTATTTCTTTAAGCAAACATAAAAAAGAACTTCTATTTTTAATATAAATCGATTTTAGCTTTTTTGTATTGAATGGATTGCCTTAAGTCCTCTACGTATAATAATAAAATAATGTTTAGAAAAATTAGGAAGGAAATAGATCACAACGATTCTTAAATATAAGAACAAAAGATAGATAAACTTTTAGAGAGATTAATTATCAAAAAAAAATAATAAGAGATAGGTTTAAACATTTTAATAAAGATTACAAAGAATTTTTTACCTTTAATTTACATAAAATTTAAATGAAGATTAATTTGTAAAATTAATTTAGTGATTTTATAAATATGCTTTTTATGTTTTCTATAAAACCCCACCTTAAAAAACAATAATTTTCAGATCAAAAATAAAACTTTTGATAATATCTCCTAAAATATATAAAAATTCTTTCTCATAAACTTTGAAAAATACTATTTTTAGATTTTTCATAAGTTAAAAAGGCATTGTGATTAAATTTAATAATAAAAAAACTACTATTTCCATAAATCTGTTAGTTTAATAATAAATTGCAATAAGATTAATATTATTAATACAGCCTTTTGTGTTTTGATAAGTTTTCTTTAGTTTATTTTTAATTTTTAGTAAATATCTAGGAGGATTAGTTTTCTCTCCAAAACTATTTATTAAAAATGTTTTATATTTATATCAATATCAACCTCTTTAGGTTTTTGCTATGTTCTTGATCATTAAATTTATGTATTATATTCAAGCTTATTTATATCTGTTTTTATACTCTTTTCATCGTTTTAATAATCTAGTAAAATTGGTCATTATTTTTGAGATTATTGTTTATGTAGTAATATTTTTAAACGAATTTTTAATCTTTTATGAATTTGAAATCTCTAGCCCTTCTAGGTTGTCTTTTTTGGAATATAGGCGGAACAATCAAATCTTCAATAGTAGCAGTTCTAAGTTTGGAAAAGGCGACCAATATTAAGGACGCTTGGGGGGATGCTATTGTCATTTATTAGAAAGTTATTTAATGACAATGCATTAAATAACTTTCTAAGCGACTAAATACATTTTATACGTGTATTTTAGATAACATTTTAGTAGGCGTGTTGTTAAAATGGTTGTCAACTCTTTTTTGAAATCTTAAATGTTTTTTTTCTATAAAGTATTGATTTATAATATGGTAACATTCTTTTTTGGGATAATTAAGTTTGTTGTTTATATAGTCTAGTGTTGAGATAAGAACTATTAATTTATGTTGAATTTATTGTGGCAATTTAATAGTTTATTGCTTTGAGAGGTAAGATATTATATGTAGCTTTTAGATAGCTTCTGTTGTAAATAAGTCTCTCAGTAATTTTATGTCTATGTATTCTATTGTTATAATATAGAATTATTAAGGGACAATAGGGCTTATTATTACAGTTTATACTTTCAAATTTTTTCCAAAAATTGTTCATAAAGTTCTCCAAAATTATTTATAATCAGTAATTATACATCCTTTAAATATATTTTTATTTTGTTAATTTTATTTTGAAAATAGTTATTTATGACTTTTATATAAAAAAGTTTTACCCTTTCGGGCTAAAGCTTGGGTTAAAATTCTTATATCATTATCAAATATTTTGGATAAAAAAATTTTTGTTTGTAAAATTTTATTTTGGCTTGTTGTGGTAAGTTGTAAGCTTTTTTAAAAAATCGAGACTATATATCATTTATATTATAAAGTGTCGGCCTATTTCAAAACAAATCTTTTTCATAGGATAATTTATTTATATAATAAACCAATAGTTCATAATTGTTCTTAGTATATA is from Borrelia maritima and encodes:
- a CDS encoding DUF5425 family lipoprotein, translated to MNKKFTISLVSITLTFLLVLGCDLSSGASRNRIDGISDFKKKYIDDSNYKCLGKKESESENSQVKLDENNNNNRSYYSRVSNVSNYYDKTHVSCKRQ
- a CDS encoding virulence associated lipoprotein; this translates as MKYNIIAGLFIFLFLACNPDFNTNQKDMRYQSSKKGLKSNKKKLKPNSETTPNQEAPSNQKEDDVKKTKNTLIDDLRNLIEKAHSDNEKYKKKVDTVETQYGMLEAFKILIWDYSSSEKLCENTERSRRYRRRIYSILNTINDNELKNFSEIIEKSGHLQGIFNDLSTFGEIFDHTIDFLYPKKDTLEKLEIPNLEKLKNLFEQLLSTKTTVSEMMYKLLLDYQNDENDIKKDINKLKSHISELYNQTSKKRIEAKKLENDIYSMYQ
- a CDS encoding virulence associated lipoprotein, with the protein product MKYNIITGLFVFLFLACNLDSNDNQKDMRYQSSKKGLKSNKKGFKSNQETPSNQKEGHNKKTKNTMLNDLLNLIEKAHADKEKYREKLEKEPKEQYGISAFTTLSWADLQGEKISANTERSKKYRKHVYSILNTIDDNELKNFSKIITSVGQIQFTFNTLNALGYTLENMISSLYSKKDSLKEIEISSLEKVKNLFEKLLSTTSIVSKMMRELLLDYQNDVNSIKTDINKLKSHTDKIFYQMAEKSKKTEELKNNIFSIINNLSESMY
- a CDS encoding plasmid maintenance protein, which encodes MQHKLIVLISTLDYINNKLNYPKKECYHIINQYFIEKKHLRFQKRVDNHFNNTPTKMLSKIHV